In a genomic window of Bemisia tabaci chromosome 1, PGI_BMITA_v3:
- the LOC109044036 gene encoding UNC93-like protein MFSD11 — MFCNKRDFNLIYLGVCFLVLTMSTTAFVSIQEALLAGEGHEEVEGGESKKGYICLAIDYIILSLSLWLGPSILTVTGVKVALIIGSLGDVAYNAAFYFDDPLVIFPTCALNGLTHALLWTAQGTYLIDNSTPKTISRDTSVFWLVLCAAPIAGHLILFFLLDEKAKVDPETRLLIVHVLVGIAALAVFLFCFLRPPASEDPNAPPKKRSPGNNGFLEALVKSWKVFIDPDMLCLSPIFFFSGQVVAYNSVIFISSVGFTLNLAPGHSKQLVPVTGIFIGIGVIIGGVIQYICKKKYEHKYERSLFLIAGTLATMVAFALTVLNMPDDSVYGDTSNVGTVFNSVPICLLSSVLMGIGQMYTLSNTTNLAAVIFRKESSQCSAVFNFVKFGAGGFSYYLPQCMGLHGQIGILAAFGIVGAILFLYVDCKVVAKLQEGKTSRVNPPEEQLEFMPKEHAATMIVMSSNSALHDLHA; from the exons GAGGCTTTACTGGCTGGCGAGGGGCATGAGGAAGTAGAGGGTGGAGAGTCAAAGAAGGGCTACATTTGTTTGGCAATAGATTACATCATTTTATCACTGAGTTTATGGCTTGGTCCCTCAATTTTGACGGTTACCGGGGTAAAGGTGGCTCTGATAATTGGATCTCTGGGTGACGT AGCCTACAACGCTGCTTTTTACTTTGACGACCCTTTGGTTATATTCCCAACGTGTGCCTTGAATGGTCTCACACACGCGTTGTTATGGACCGCGCAAGGGACGTACCTCATCGACAACTCTACGCCAAAAACGATATCAAGAGACACGAGCGTTTTTTGGCTCGTACTTTGTGCTGC GCCAATCGCGGGTCACCTGATCCTTTTCTTCCTTCTGGATGAGAAAGCGAAAGTGGATCCGGAGACTCGTTTGCTCATCGTCCACGTTCTTGTCGGGATCGCTGCCTTAGCTGTCTTTCTTTTCTGCTTTCTTCGGCCTCCTGCCTCCGAGGACCCAAACGCTCCCCCTAAAAAAAGGTCCCCTGGGAACAACGGATTCTTGGAGGCCCTCGTTAAGTCATGGAAAGTCTTCATCGATCCCGACATGCTCTGTCTCTCGcctatcttcttcttctctg GTCAAGTTGTAGCTTACAATTCAGTCATATTCATCAGCAGCGTTGGTTTCACCTTAAACTTGGCACCCGGTCACTCGAAACAGCTGGTTCCAGTGACAGGAATTTTCATTGGAATTGGCGTCATAATTG GTGGCGTGATTCAATATATATGTAAGAAGAAGTATGAACACAAATACGAGCggagtttatttttaatcgcAGGAACTCTAGCTACGATGGTTGCTTTCGCATTAACTGTACTAAATATGCCTGATGATTCGGTGTATGGTGACACATCGAATGTAGGGACTGTTTTCAACAG TGTTCCAATATGTCTTCTCTCGAGTGTACTGATGGGAATAGGCCAAATGTACACTTTGTCAAACACGACCAACTTGGCAGCcgtaattttcagaaaagaaagTTCTCAGTGTTCGGCCGTTTTCAATTTTGTAAAG TTTGGAGCCGGTGGTTTCAGCTACTACTTACCTCAGTGCATGGGCCTGCACGGGCAAATCGGTATCTTAGCAGCGTTTGGGATAGTGGGAGCAATCCTGTTTTTATACGTTGATTGCAAAGTCGTGGCAAAATTGCAGGAGGGCAAAACATCGAGGGTAAATCCCCCCGAAGAGCAGCTCGAGTTCATGCCCAAGGAACACGCTGCCACGATGATTGTTATGTCCAGTAATTCCGCCCTCCATGATCTCCACGCGTAG